TCCTCACGGCGTTCTACGCGATGATAACGGGGCTCCAGCCCCGATTGACGCTCGAATCGGGGACGGCTGGAACCGACAAACTCCAGCCACCGGTCGGCTTCAGCGGTTCCTACCTGGAGACGGGACAGGACTGCGTCGGTTCGGTTACCGGTGACTCGGTCTACGACCAGCAGTGTCACGGGAGCTGGGAGTACGTGCTCGGAACCGACCGCTGGGGGTACGAGATGGTCGACCTCCTCGTGGTCGGCGCTCGACCCGTGGCCTACGCCGTGCTCGTTACGGTCGGCATTATCGTCCCGCTGGCGACGATCGTCGGTCTCGTCGCGGGGTACTACGGCGGCTCCGTCGACGACCTCCTGATGAGCTACGTCGACGTCCAGCTCAGCATCCCGGCGATCGTCATCTACATGATCGCGTACCTGTTCATCGGGGACTCGTTTTTCGTCCTGCTCGCCGCATTCGGCCTGCTTTCGTGGGGCGGGATCGCCCGGATCGTCCGGAGCGAGACGCTGCAGCGACGCGAGGAGGGATACGTTCTCGCCGCCAGAGTGCTCGGCGCCTCGAGGCCGTACGTTTTGCGTCGACACGTCCTGCCGAACATCACCAACAGCGTGATCCCGGCGGCGTTCCACCTGATGGCCGTGCTCGTCCTGACCGAGGCCGCACTCGCGTTCCTCGGCTTCCACGCCACGTTCCAGTCGTGGGGCATGACGATGGGTGAGGGGCTGTTCAGGGCAGCCCCGCTCGACACGTGGTGGGTCTCGACGCTCCCAGCCATCGCCCTGGGACTGACCGTCGCGGCGTTCAAGGTGGCCGGCGACGGACTGCGAGACGCGCTCGATCCACGAGGGACTCATGACTGACACGGACCCACTGCTCTCCGTCGACGACCTGCACGCCCACATCGCGACCGCCGCCGGTCCCGTTCGGGCCGTCGACGGCGTGAACTTCGACGTCCAGGCGGGAGAAACCGTCTGCCTCGTCGGCGAGAGCGGGAGCGGGAAGACGCTGACCTGCGATTCGATCACCGGCCTGGTCTCGAGTTCGCAGGTCGACGTCTCCGGCTCGGTGACGTTCGAGGGCGAGGAGTTGCTCTCGGCCGACGAAAGCCTACTTCGATCGATCCGCGGCAACCGGATCGCGTACCTCTTCCAGAACGCCCAGAACGCGCTGGATCCGGTGTACACCGTTGGCGATCAGCTCGTCGAAGCGATCACGTTCCACCGGGACGTCAGCGACGAGTATGCACGGGGGCGAGCGATCAACCTCCTACAGACCGTCGGCCTCTCGCGACCGGCGGATCGGCTCGACGCCTACCCGCACGAGTTTTCCGACGGGATGCGCCAGCGCGTCCTGATCGCCATCGCCCTGGCCGCCGAGCCTGACCTGCTCATTGCCGACGAACCGACCTCCGCGCTGGACGTCACGATCCAGTCTCGGATCATCGACCTGATCGACGACATCCGACGAGAGCGGGAACTGACGCTGTTGCTCGTCACCCACGATCTCAGGGTCGTGGCCTCGCTGGCCGACCGCGTCGTCGTCATGTACGCCGGGAACGCCGTCGAGAGCGGCCCGGTCGAAGCCGTCCTGGAGCGACCAGGACACCCCTACACCCAGTCGTTATTCCGGAGTTTCATCGGCCAGGGTGGAACGGACGGGCCGGATCGCCGTACTGATACCGTCGACCGGGACGACTCAATCCCGTCGGACGGCTGTCGCTTCCGTCGGGAGTGCCCACACGCCGTCGAGGCGTGTCGAGTCGACGAACCGCCGTTCGAACCGGTCGACGGCGTGGACGCCCACCGCGCGGCGTGTATCTACCACGGCGACCGAAAAGACGCGAGGACGGTCCTCGACACCGCTCCAGAACTCGGCGTCGGCGGGGTTGACCGACGATGACTGAGGCCGATCCGCTGCTCTCAGTCAGGAACCTCGAGAAGCACTATCCGATCACCGAGGGACTGCTTCGGCGCGAGATCGGGACCGTTCGGGCCGTCGACGGCGTGAGCTTCGACGTCCAGCCCGGCGAGGCGTTCGGGCTCGTCGGCGAATCCGGCTGCGGGAAATCCACGACCGCGCTGTCGGTACTCCGCCTCGAGGAACCGACCGGCGGCGACGTTCGGTTCGACGGTGACGACGTTCGCGCGTACGACGGCGACGAACTGCGCCGCTTTCGCCGGCGCGCACAGCTCGTGATCCAGGATCCGGACTCGGCACTCAATCCTCGTCAAACGGTCGGCGAGTCCGTGGAGGAGCCCCTCAGCATCCACGGCTTGCACGGTTCCCAGCGGCGCCGACACGTCGTCGAGGACACGCTCGAGCGGGTCGGGCTCTCCGCCGCCGCGGCCGACCAGTACCCACACGAGTTCTCCGGCGGGGAAAAACAGCGCATCGCCATCGCTCGGGCGCTGGTGTTGAACCCGGATCTGCTCGTCGCGGACGAACCGGTGAGCGCGCTCGACGGCCGAACCAAGGCCGACGTCCTCGAGTTGCTGGGGCGTCTCCAGCGCGAGTTCGACGTCGCAATCGTCTTCATCAGTCACGACGTCGAACTCGTGCGCCGGTTCTGTGACCGCGCAGCAGTGATGTATCTCGGCGAAATCGTCGAGCACGGCGCGGTCGACGACGTCTTCGAGGACCCTCTTCACCCGTACACGCAACTGCTCGTGTCGTCGATTCCCAGCCTCGATCCGAACGCACCGCGGGCGGGCGTCGAGCCCCTGACCGACGACCTCCCCGACGCGTCCGACCCGCCGACCGGGTGCCGATTCCACCCCCGGTGTCCGGCGATCATCCCGCCTGCCGGCGTGACCATCCCTCGTGATCAGTGGCAAGGGCTCGTGCAGTTCCGATTCCGCCTCGAGAACGAGTGGACGACCGCAGATGACGTCCGTGCCGCCGTCGCCGTCGCTGGCGCCGGACGTGGACCGGACGGCACCGATCACGCGGCTACCGGGTCTATCGCCACCACCGACGACGCCGTTCGATCGACGTTCGACCTACCCGCGGAACTCGCGGATCCTGACCTCGAGGCGGCGCTCACGGCGGCCGTCGAATCCATCGACGACGGCGATTTGGAAGCGGCTCGAGATTACCTCGCGGCGTCGACCGAGACCGTCTGTGAGCGCGAGTCGCCGACGCTCGAGACCCGTCCGGACGGCCGACCGGTTGCCTGCCATCGATACGATCCGTCGGTACCCGGCGAACCCGAGACGGACCTCGAGACGACGACCACTCGGTAACTATTTTGGTCGCGAGGGTCTCCTCTCGAGCATGTTCGTTCTGATCAACCTCAAGACGTATCCGTGTGATCCCGTCGCCGTCGCCGAAGCCGCCCGCGACGTCGACGAGACGACCGACGCTCGCATCGCCGTCGCCCCGCAGGCGACGCACCTCGAACGGGTCGCCGAGACGGGCGTCGAGACCTGGGCCCAGCACGTCGATCCGATCGACTACGGGAGCAATACCGGGCACACACTCGCGGAGGCGGTCGCGGACGCGGGCGCGGCGGGCACGTTGATCAACCACTCCGAACGCCGCCTGAAACTCGCCGACGTCGA
This region of Natronosalvus halobius genomic DNA includes:
- a CDS encoding ABC transporter permease — encoded protein: MTESGSNGPSRDDPTGQADVAALEQIDWDRVDSASRRFSLERIALVVGVLAVGLAYLYYRWKDSIFLVARWYVGPEDWLLLLALVVVVAYGAVPMIVDPSHGHRLLARLRRRWATVASLVVLGAVVLTAFYAMITGLQPRLTLESGTAGTDKLQPPVGFSGSYLETGQDCVGSVTGDSVYDQQCHGSWEYVLGTDRWGYEMVDLLVVGARPVAYAVLVTVGIIVPLATIVGLVAGYYGGSVDDLLMSYVDVQLSIPAIVIYMIAYLFIGDSFFVLLAAFGLLSWGGIARIVRSETLQRREEGYVLAARVLGASRPYVLRRHVLPNITNSVIPAAFHLMAVLVLTEAALAFLGFHATFQSWGMTMGEGLFRAAPLDTWWVSTLPAIALGLTVAAFKVAGDGLRDALDPRGTHD
- a CDS encoding ABC transporter ATP-binding protein, with amino-acid sequence MTDTDPLLSVDDLHAHIATAAGPVRAVDGVNFDVQAGETVCLVGESGSGKTLTCDSITGLVSSSQVDVSGSVTFEGEELLSADESLLRSIRGNRIAYLFQNAQNALDPVYTVGDQLVEAITFHRDVSDEYARGRAINLLQTVGLSRPADRLDAYPHEFSDGMRQRVLIAIALAAEPDLLIADEPTSALDVTIQSRIIDLIDDIRRERELTLLLVTHDLRVVASLADRVVVMYAGNAVESGPVEAVLERPGHPYTQSLFRSFIGQGGTDGPDRRTDTVDRDDSIPSDGCRFRRECPHAVEACRVDEPPFEPVDGVDAHRAACIYHGDRKDARTVLDTAPELGVGGVDRR
- a CDS encoding ABC transporter ATP-binding protein, producing MTEADPLLSVRNLEKHYPITEGLLRREIGTVRAVDGVSFDVQPGEAFGLVGESGCGKSTTALSVLRLEEPTGGDVRFDGDDVRAYDGDELRRFRRRAQLVIQDPDSALNPRQTVGESVEEPLSIHGLHGSQRRRHVVEDTLERVGLSAAAADQYPHEFSGGEKQRIAIARALVLNPDLLVADEPVSALDGRTKADVLELLGRLQREFDVAIVFISHDVELVRRFCDRAAVMYLGEIVEHGAVDDVFEDPLHPYTQLLVSSIPSLDPNAPRAGVEPLTDDLPDASDPPTGCRFHPRCPAIIPPAGVTIPRDQWQGLVQFRFRLENEWTTADDVRAAVAVAGAGRGPDGTDHAATGSIATTDDAVRSTFDLPAELADPDLEAALTAAVESIDDGDLEAARDYLAASTETVCERESPTLETRPDGRPVACHRYDPSVPGEPETDLETTTTR